TGGAAGGGGCTCATGGTGCCGGGATCGACGTTGATGTAGGGGTCGAGTTTGAGCATGGTTACGTTCAAACCGCGCGATTCGAGGATGGTGGCAATAGAAGCGGCGGCGATGCCTTTTCCTAAGGAAGAGACCACGCCGCCGGTTACGAAGATAAATTTAGTCATGATGACACCGCTTGGTTGGAATGCGCGATTTTAACGTTTCCCGCAGGCCGCCGCAACACAATGAGGCCGTCTGAAAAACGGGTTTCGGCTGCGCCGAAGCTGCGCTTTCAGACGGCCTCAATGCCTCGCTGCTGCTTCAACTAAGGCTTTTGCAGCGGATGGCTGAGGTGGTAAATCTGCGCCACGGCTTCGACCAGGCCGCTGTCGCTGCCGCCGGCTTTGGAGAGGGTGTGGGTGGGCGAGTGCAGCAGCTTGTTGGTCAGCTGCACGGAGAGGCGTTCGAGCACTTCTTCGGGCGACGCGCCTTTGGCCAGCTGCTTCATCGCGTTTTCGAGCACATGGCGGCGGGCGCGTTCGCCTTCGTCGCGCAGGGCGCGGATGAGGGGGACGTTCTCACGGCTTTTCTGCCATTCTAGAAACTCGGCAACCTTTTGTTCCACCATCACTTCGGCTTCGGCGGCGGCCTTCTGCCGCGCTTCGCGCCCGCTCTGCACCACGCCGGCCATGTCGTCCACGGTGTAGAGGTACACGTCGTCCAACTCGGCGATTTCGGCTTCGATGTCGCGCGGCACGGCCAAATCGAGCATGAACACGGGCATCTGCCCGCGCTGTTTGAGGGCGCGTTCGGCCATGCCTTTGCCGATAACAGGCAGCGGGCTGGCGGTGGAGGAAATGACCACGTCGTATTGATGGAGGATTTCGGGGATGTCGGACAACAGGCAGGACTCGGCGTTGATGCCGAGTTTGCCGCACAGTTCTTCGGCGCGCGCCAGGGTGCGGTTGGCCACGGTCATCAGGCGCGGATTCTCAGCGGCGAAATAGGTGGCGACCAGTTCGATCATCTCGCCCGCGCCCACGAAAAGGACGTTGAGTTTGCCGACGGACGGGAAGATTTGCGCGGCCATTTTCACGGCGGCGGCGGCCATGGAAACGGAATGCTCGCCCACGGCCGTGCCGCTGCGGATTTCTTTGGCGACGGAAAAAGTTTTTTGAAACAGCGCGTTGAGCCATGTGCCGACGGTGTTTTGCTCTTGGGCGGCGTTTACCGCGTCTTTGATCTGGCCGAGAATCTGCGGCTCGCCCAGCACCATGCTGTCCAGCCCGCAGGCAACGCGGAAGGCGTGGCGCACGGTGTCGGTACAGCCGTAGGTGTAAAGATAGGGGCGGATTTCGGCGGCGGGCAGGGACTGGTAGGCGGCGAGCCATTCGGTAACGGCGGCGGGCTCGCCCACGCAGTAAAGCTCGGTGCGGTTGCAGGTGGAGAGGATGACGGCTTCGCCCGCCGCGCCGCTGTCGAGCAGGCTGTTGACCGCATCGGGCAGCTTTTCGGCGGCAAAAGCGAGCTTTTCGCGGATGCCGAGCGGCGCGGTTTGGTGGTTCAGTCCGATAACGGTGAGCTGCATGGGAAAACGGGGGCGTGGGCGGAAAAAACGGTGCATTATAGCAAATTCAAACGCCCCTGCCGCCCGAAAGTGCCGCCGCAGGGCGGGATTGAAATCATGAATGGCGGCAATAAACGGCTCTTGCGCGCGCAGCGGGAAAAGCGCAAACAGGCGTATAATTGCGTGTTATATCAAGCGATAAATGCAAACAAAAACATTCCGCGAACCAAACCCCGACACCAAAAGGAACACATCATGGCCGAACCCAAAAAAGCCGAAGCGGCAAACGCCGCGCCGCAGGGGGAACAACCCGCCGCGCAGTCGGAAAAACCGGCTGGCAAACCGGCCGCCAAAACCGCCCCCGCCGCCAAAGCCAAAGCGGCGGGCAAACCCAAAGAGCAGGTCATCAAACTCTACGAAGCGGGCAAGCGCATCCATCCGAAAAAAGCCGAAGGCCGCTTCGCCAAGCTGCGCATCGCCGCCATCCTCGCCACCCAGTTTGTCTTCTACTGCATCCCGTGGTTCAACTGGTCGGGGCGGCAGGCCGTGCTGTTCGACATCCCCAACCGCCATTTCTTCATCTTCGGCCTCTCCTTCGGCATGGCCGACCTGATCTATCTCGCCCTGCTGCTGATTATCAG
The window above is part of the Neisseria bacilliformis genome. Proteins encoded here:
- the hemA gene encoding glutamyl-tRNA reductase, with the translated sequence MQLTVIGLNHQTAPLGIREKLAFAAEKLPDAVNSLLDSGAAGEAVILSTCNRTELYCVGEPAAVTEWLAAYQSLPAAEIRPYLYTYGCTDTVRHAFRVACGLDSMVLGEPQILGQIKDAVNAAQEQNTVGTWLNALFQKTFSVAKEIRSGTAVGEHSVSMAAAAVKMAAQIFPSVGKLNVLFVGAGEMIELVATYFAAENPRLMTVANRTLARAEELCGKLGINAESCLLSDIPEILHQYDVVISSTASPLPVIGKGMAERALKQRGQMPVFMLDLAVPRDIEAEIAELDDVYLYTVDDMAGVVQSGREARQKAAAEAEVMVEQKVAEFLEWQKSRENVPLIRALRDEGERARRHVLENAMKQLAKGASPEEVLERLSVQLTNKLLHSPTHTLSKAGGSDSGLVEAVAQIYHLSHPLQKP